From Candidatus Amarolinea dominans, a single genomic window includes:
- a CDS encoding AAA family ATPase encodes MYTRFEIVNFRGFDHLMLDPLARVNLIAGKNNVGKTALLEALFLHIGAHNPELPLRVNAIRGIERFPLQPDEVWGWFFYDKRTDRSIQICSLDDQGLNRSLAMRLAPSETVTQAGNGNGSRSRPTGFITTDVSTRPGAGICGFARPSGRSAGHVHGRRRDQDPP; translated from the coding sequence ATGTACACCCGTTTCGAAATCGTCAATTTCCGGGGGTTCGATCATCTGATGCTCGATCCGCTGGCGCGCGTAAATCTGATTGCCGGCAAGAACAACGTTGGCAAGACCGCGCTATTGGAGGCCCTTTTCCTGCACATCGGCGCGCACAATCCTGAACTGCCGTTGCGCGTCAACGCCATCCGCGGCATCGAACGTTTCCCGCTCCAACCGGATGAGGTGTGGGGTTGGTTTTTCTATGACAAACGCACAGATCGGTCCATCCAGATTTGCAGCCTGGACGATCAAGGATTGAACCGCAGTCTGGCGATGAGACTTGCGCCATCCGAGACCGTGACCCAGGCCGGTAACGGCAACGGCAGCCGCAGCCGGCCGACCGGCTTCATCACCACCGATGTCTCCACAAGACCTGGTGCTGGAATATGCGGATTCGCGCGGCCATCAGGCCGAAGCGCGGGTCATGTTCACGGCCGACGGCGAGATCAAGACCCGCCGTAG
- a CDS encoding ATP-binding protein, with protein MFTADGEIKTRRSGSVSAALGIYLGAAARFTGEDAERFSNIERIGRTDGLVSALRLLEPRLTRLTVLVTAGAPMIHGGIGLRELMPLPVMGQGMVHLCAILLAIANAPGGTLLIDEIENGLHHAALPQVFQAIGEAARAYDVQLFATTHSWETIRAAHTAFSAGPIYDLQLCRLERTRETIKPAIYDQEALEAALKYDLEVR; from the coding sequence ATGTTCACGGCCGACGGCGAGATCAAGACCCGCCGTAGCGGCAGCGTCTCGGCCGCGCTGGGCATCTATCTCGGCGCGGCGGCGCGCTTCACTGGCGAAGACGCCGAGCGTTTCAGCAATATCGAGCGCATAGGCCGGACCGATGGCCTGGTTTCTGCGTTGCGGCTGCTGGAGCCGCGCCTGACGCGCCTGACGGTTCTGGTCACAGCGGGCGCGCCGATGATTCACGGCGGGATCGGCCTACGAGAGCTGATGCCGCTGCCGGTCATGGGACAAGGCATGGTGCATCTGTGCGCCATCCTGCTCGCCATCGCCAATGCGCCCGGCGGAACCCTCTTGATTGATGAGATCGAGAACGGTTTGCATCACGCGGCGTTGCCGCAAGTATTCCAGGCGATCGGTGAAGCGGCGCGCGCTTACGATGTTCAACTATTCGCCACCACCCACAGCTGGGAAACGATCCGGGCGGCCCACACCGCCTTTTCTGCCGGCCCGATCTATGATTTGCAACTGTGCAGGTTGGAGCGCACCCGCGAGACCATCAAGCCGGCGATCTACGATCAGGAGGCGTTGGAAGCCGCGCTCAAGTATGACCTGGAGGTTCGCTGA
- a CDS encoding HigA family addiction module antidote protein, translated as MPMENPPHPGEIIRDLYLEPLALTVTQAAAGLGVTRKTFSLLLNGHAGISPEMAVRLSKAFGRTPESWLQLQMQYDLAQVNQRVNLAQIKSFVVSTDAVVAVGG; from the coding sequence ATGCCGATGGAGAATCCACCGCATCCGGGTGAGATCATTCGCGACCTGTATCTTGAACCGCTCGCGCTGACTGTGACGCAGGCCGCGGCTGGGCTGGGCGTCACGCGCAAAACGTTTTCTCTCCTGCTGAATGGTCATGCCGGCATTTCGCCTGAGATGGCTGTGCGCCTGTCGAAGGCTTTCGGGCGCACGCCGGAAAGCTGGCTGCAACTGCAGATGCAGTACGATCTGGCCCAGGTCAACCAACGGGTGAACCTTGCGCAGATCAAGTCATTTGTGGTGAGCACAGACGCCGTTGTTGCCGTCGGTGGTTGA
- a CDS encoding glycosyltransferase family 2 protein: protein MSDSRPGLRLAIIIVNWNVRQLLAGCLTAIAASQRPPGQSWEVWVVDNASADGSADMVASEFPWAHLLRSAENLGFARGNNAALRQIGFDAAFTPPAADALPDFVLLLNPDTAVSPTAVSAMVQFLADHPNAGGCGAQLAYDDGRFQHGAFRFPDLWQLFFDFFPLHGRLLASRLNGRYPRAWYAAGQPFPIDAALGAALMVAGQAIEAVGLLDERYFMYCEEIDWCWRLHDAGWPLWCVPAARVIHFEGQSTRQFRGEMIVALWRSRLRLYAIRYSPLRRRVARAIVRVGMTLESRRARQQSARGTLTAAELALRLDAYGRVAALARS, encoded by the coding sequence ATGTCTGATTCACGCCCCGGCCTGCGCCTGGCGATCATCATCGTCAACTGGAACGTGCGCCAGCTGCTGGCCGGCTGCCTGACCGCCATCGCCGCCAGTCAACGGCCGCCGGGGCAGAGCTGGGAGGTGTGGGTGGTGGACAACGCCTCGGCCGATGGCAGCGCGGACATGGTGGCGAGCGAGTTTCCCTGGGCACACCTGCTGCGCAGCGCCGAAAACCTGGGTTTTGCACGCGGCAACAACGCGGCCCTGCGCCAGATCGGCTTCGATGCGGCTTTCACCCCGCCTGCGGCCGACGCACTGCCCGATTTCGTGCTCCTGCTCAACCCCGACACGGCCGTCTCGCCGACGGCCGTGTCCGCGATGGTGCAGTTCCTGGCCGATCACCCGAACGCGGGCGGCTGCGGCGCGCAACTGGCCTACGATGATGGTCGTTTTCAACATGGCGCCTTTCGCTTTCCTGACCTCTGGCAGCTCTTCTTCGATTTTTTCCCCCTGCACGGCCGCCTGCTGGCGTCGCGCCTGAACGGCCGCTATCCCCGCGCCTGGTACGCGGCCGGCCAGCCCTTCCCGATTGACGCGGCCCTGGGCGCGGCGCTGATGGTGGCCGGGCAGGCGATCGAGGCCGTGGGGCTGCTGGACGAGCGCTACTTCATGTACTGCGAGGAGATTGACTGGTGCTGGCGTCTGCACGACGCGGGTTGGCCGCTGTGGTGCGTGCCCGCGGCGCGCGTCATCCATTTCGAGGGTCAGAGCACGCGCCAGTTCCGGGGCGAGATGATCGTGGCGCTCTGGCGCAGCCGCTTGCGCCTGTATGCTATCCGCTATAGCCCCCTGCGGCGCCGCGTGGCGCGGGCCATCGTGCGCGTCGGCATGACGCTGGAGAGCCGCCGCGCCCGGCAGCAGTCGGCGCGTGGCACACTGACCGCCGCCGAACTCGCGCTACGCCTGGACGCCTACGGCCGCGTCGCGGCCCTGGCGCGCAGCTAA
- a CDS encoding glycosyltransferase family 2 protein: MTPSLTVVILTKNEARHITDCIASAAWADRVVVSDSFSDDGTPALAQAAGAQVMQRPFEGWARQRNHALDAVEADWIFFLDADERITPELATELRAVIQRSEVGWWAPRHNFIVGKRMGHAGWYPDYQLRLLKRGAARYDLSRPVHEVVELDGAEGHLRHHLLHYNYDSWAQFHAKQARYAAYEAGILKQRGLRPRFHNYILQPLREFRRRYITLSGWRDGWHGLRLSALMAYYTYVTYVDLAKLWRTSAAQQ, encoded by the coding sequence ATGACACCATCTCTGACCGTGGTCATCCTGACCAAGAATGAGGCCCGCCATATCACCGACTGCATCGCCAGCGCGGCCTGGGCCGACCGCGTGGTGGTTTCAGACTCGTTCAGCGATGATGGCACGCCCGCACTGGCACAGGCCGCGGGCGCGCAGGTCATGCAGCGGCCGTTCGAGGGCTGGGCGCGGCAGCGCAACCATGCCCTGGACGCGGTGGAGGCCGATTGGATTTTCTTCCTGGATGCGGATGAGCGTATCACGCCGGAGCTGGCGACGGAACTGCGCGCGGTGATTCAGCGCAGCGAGGTGGGATGGTGGGCGCCGCGTCACAACTTCATCGTGGGCAAGCGCATGGGCCATGCCGGTTGGTACCCTGATTATCAACTGCGCCTATTGAAGCGCGGGGCCGCACGCTACGACCTGTCAAGGCCGGTGCATGAAGTGGTAGAACTGGACGGCGCCGAAGGACATCTGCGCCATCATCTGCTGCACTACAACTACGATTCATGGGCGCAGTTTCACGCCAAGCAGGCGCGCTACGCCGCGTATGAGGCGGGCATCCTCAAACAACGCGGCCTGCGTCCCCGTTTTCACAACTACATTTTGCAGCCCCTGCGCGAGTTCCGCCGCCGCTACATCACCCTGTCCGGCTGGCGTGACGGCTGGCACGGACTGCGCCTCAGCGCGCTGATGGCGTACTACACCTATGTGACGTATGTGGACCTGGCAAAGCTCTGGCGCACGTCCGCCGCGCAGCAGTAG
- a CDS encoding low molecular weight protein arginine phosphatase has translation MKRVLFVCTGNVCRSPMATGLLRHRLQELGLADQVSVASAGVYALVGQPASANAVTTLAQRGIDIGDHVAHSLEIADVKTADIVLVMEEAHRRSIFYTTPQHLGKVYLLTEMSGQHHDVKDPYGQPLPEYERCAQELTQLIDQGMPQILRRLGLAAKS, from the coding sequence GTGAAGCGAGTCCTTTTTGTATGCACCGGCAATGTCTGCCGCTCACCGATGGCGACCGGCCTGCTGCGCCACCGTTTGCAAGAACTTGGGCTGGCCGACCAGGTCAGCGTGGCGTCTGCGGGCGTCTACGCGTTGGTGGGCCAGCCGGCCAGCGCCAACGCGGTAACGACGTTGGCCCAGCGCGGGATTGACATTGGCGATCATGTGGCGCATTCCCTGGAAATCGCCGACGTCAAGACCGCGGACATTGTGCTGGTGATGGAGGAGGCGCACCGGCGCTCGATCTTCTACACGACACCCCAGCACCTGGGAAAGGTCTACCTGCTCACCGAAATGAGCGGGCAACACCATGATGTCAAGGACCCTTATGGGCAGCCGTTACCCGAGTATGAACGGTGCGCGCAGGAGCTTACCCAACTCATTGACCAGGGGATGCCGCAAATCCTCCGACGCCTCGGCCTGGCGGCGAAGAGTTAG
- the raiA gene encoding ribosome-associated translation inhibitor RaiA, whose translation MELHITGKNVEITDWLQQYVEKKVGRLDRYLPDIQEARVELTTQNSRRAGDRQVAQVTLRSNGSILRAEEKSDDMFASIDAVVDKINRQVKRYKDKRQRGRGRELERAEQMQSAAEEMESMAAEEGVTSGRIVRTKRFPISPMGPEEAAEQMELLGHDFFVFFNVDDNRVNVIYRRADGDFGLLQPEMA comes from the coding sequence ATGGAACTGCACATCACTGGCAAGAATGTTGAAATAACCGACTGGCTGCAGCAGTACGTTGAGAAGAAGGTGGGCCGCCTGGATCGCTACCTGCCCGACATCCAGGAAGCCCGCGTGGAGTTGACCACGCAGAATTCGAGACGGGCCGGGGATCGTCAGGTGGCCCAGGTCACGTTGCGCAGCAATGGCTCCATCCTGCGCGCGGAAGAGAAAAGCGACGATATGTTCGCGTCCATTGACGCCGTGGTGGACAAGATCAACCGCCAGGTCAAGCGCTACAAGGACAAGCGCCAGCGCGGGCGCGGGCGTGAATTGGAGCGCGCCGAGCAGATGCAGAGCGCGGCCGAGGAGATGGAGTCCATGGCGGCCGAAGAAGGCGTCACGTCCGGCAGGATCGTGCGCACCAAGCGTTTCCCGATCAGCCCGATGGGCCCCGAAGAGGCCGCCGAGCAGATGGAACTGCTGGGGCACGATTTCTTTGTCTTCTTCAATGTGGATGACAACCGCGTCAACGTCATCTACCGCCGCGCGGATGGCGACTTTGGTCTCTTGCAGCCGGAGATGGCCTGA
- a CDS encoding ComF family protein has protein sequence MSNRQHQIPGMILPQPTTNDGASPRGFSWASLSQTLLDMLFPPRCVSCEQRGQPGGRLCLACRRTVTRLAPPWCERCGQPGINGRSCASCAQQTPALSGIRAALLFEGPVRPAIHALKYKQARDLARPLAELMLPSWRHLPQPPDAIVPVPLHPARERERGYNQSQLLAAVIGPAVGVPVDGSLLVRTRQTTPQVTLQAQARRENVADAFGIRPEQANLAPGRRFVLIDDVCTTGSTLGACAAALVAAGAQQVWAFTLARARWSSHTPAHALLDDQPSP, from the coding sequence ATGTCGAACCGTCAACACCAAATCCCTGGCATGATCCTCCCCCAGCCGACGACCAACGACGGCGCGTCGCCGCGCGGGTTTTCCTGGGCGTCGCTGTCGCAAACTTTGCTGGACATGCTCTTTCCGCCGCGCTGTGTCAGTTGCGAGCAGCGCGGGCAGCCCGGCGGTCGCCTCTGTTTGGCGTGCCGCAGGACGGTGACGCGCCTGGCCCCGCCCTGGTGCGAGCGCTGCGGCCAGCCTGGAATCAACGGGCGGTCGTGCGCGTCGTGTGCGCAGCAAACCCCAGCGTTGAGCGGCATCCGCGCCGCGCTCTTGTTCGAAGGCCCGGTCCGCCCTGCCATCCACGCGCTGAAGTACAAACAGGCGCGCGACCTGGCGCGGCCCCTGGCCGAACTGATGCTGCCCAGTTGGCGCCATTTGCCACAGCCGCCAGACGCCATCGTGCCGGTGCCTCTGCACCCCGCGCGTGAACGCGAGCGCGGCTACAACCAATCGCAACTGCTGGCCGCGGTCATTGGGCCGGCCGTGGGGGTGCCGGTAGACGGCAGCCTGCTGGTGCGCACACGCCAAACCACGCCGCAGGTCACCTTGCAGGCCCAGGCACGCCGGGAAAATGTCGCCGACGCCTTTGGCATCCGCCCGGAGCAGGCCAACCTGGCGCCTGGCCGCCGCTTCGTGCTCATTGACGATGTTTGTACCACCGGTTCGACCCTGGGCGCGTGCGCCGCGGCCCTGGTCGCAGCCGGCGCCCAACAGGTGTGGGCCTTCACCCTGGCGCGCGCACGTTGGTCGTCGCACACACCGGCCCATGCCTTGCTGGACGATCAACCCTCGCCTTGA
- a CDS encoding response regulator transcription factor produces the protein MAEKRTIRILIVEDHPLFGQGLRRVLELEPDFTVVGEIADGQVAVDKAPQLKPDVILMDINLPSLNGLQATRLIKTNNETIAVIVLTAYHDDEQLFHALRAGAAAYFPKDVMPSELVTAVRAAAAGNFVIEDIIMGRPQVAQWIRKHFEELAVFGESADEMFVPLSPREMEILQYITRGASNKEIARELGISRQTVKNHMSSILRKLAVNDRTQAAVLALRRGWVRLQDTTADA, from the coding sequence ATGGCTGAGAAAAGAACGATTCGGATCTTGATTGTCGAGGATCATCCACTCTTTGGACAGGGGTTGCGGCGCGTACTGGAGCTGGAACCTGACTTCACGGTGGTGGGCGAGATCGCCGACGGGCAGGTGGCGGTGGACAAAGCACCGCAGTTGAAGCCGGATGTGATCTTGATGGACATCAACCTGCCGTCCCTCAATGGCTTGCAGGCCACACGCCTGATCAAGACAAACAATGAAACCATTGCCGTGATTGTCCTGACCGCCTATCACGATGATGAGCAGTTGTTCCATGCGCTGCGCGCCGGCGCGGCCGCCTATTTCCCCAAAGATGTCATGCCCTCCGAGCTTGTGACCGCCGTTCGGGCGGCAGCGGCCGGCAACTTCGTCATCGAAGATATCATCATGGGACGCCCGCAGGTGGCGCAATGGATCCGCAAGCACTTCGAGGAGTTGGCCGTGTTTGGCGAATCGGCCGATGAGATGTTCGTGCCCCTTTCACCGCGGGAGATGGAAATCCTGCAATACATCACGCGCGGCGCCAGCAACAAGGAAATTGCGCGCGAGCTGGGCATCAGCCGCCAGACGGTGAAGAATCATATGAGCTCGATCCTGCGCAAGCTGGCGGTTAATGACCGCACGCAGGCTGCGGTGTTGGCTCTGCGACGCGGGTGGGTACGCCTGCAAGATACAACAGCCGATGCCTGA